The Drechmeria coniospora strain ARSEF 6962 chromosome 02, whole genome shotgun sequence genome has a segment encoding these proteins:
- a CDS encoding FAM96B-like protein — MAVALDNANPTILSASQLPTRQNESAARRGPDTKYDHDILSRPRCLSRPFCDLDVPWPHGDLGEAKWKAEPIDEQEIYDLIHSISDPEHPVSLGLLSVINLPDIHITPSPALGVPDQSTIVNVLVELTPTVTHCSLATVLGLGVRVRLEQVLPPNYRVDVRCKENSHSQDDQVNKQLADKERVAAALENDTLRGVIDKMLETCA; from the exons ATGGCCGTTGCTCTGGACAACGCCAACCCCACGATCCTCAGCGCCTCACAGCTGCCGACGCGCCAAAACGAGTCGGCAGCTCGAAGAGGGCCCGACACAAAATACGACCATGACATTTTATCGCGCCCAAGATGCCTGTCGCGTCCCTTTTGCGACCTCGATGTGCCGTGGCCCCACGGCGACCTCGGAGAGGCCAAATGGAAGGCGGAACCGATAGACGAGCAGGAGATATACG ATCTAATCCACAGCATATCGGATCCCGAGCATCCCGTGTCCCTCGGCCTGTTGTCTGTCATCAACCTCCCCGACATCCACATCACCCCCTCGCCCGCTCTTGGTGTCCCGGACCAGAGCACCATCGTCAACGTCCTTGTGGAGCTCACCCCGACGGTCACCCACTGCTCGCTGGCCACcgtgctcggcctcggcgtgcGAGTTCGGCTCGAGCAAGTGCTGCCGCCCAACTACCGCGTCGATGTCCGCTGCAAGGAAAATAGCCACAGCCAAGATGACCAGGTGAACAAGCAGCTCGCCGACAAGGagcgggtggcggcggcgctcgagaaCGATACGTTGCGGGGAGTCATTGACAAGATGCTGGAGACGTGTGCCTGA